The region tttccagatcccttcactacggcgtccctcatagcctgagccgctttcgcacgttaaacccccgtaaactaaaccaaaccaaaccttcagtGATTGCAGCGAAACGGCTGGCGCGTGCGCAGAGCAAGGGGCGCGCCTTTCAAGCCTGTTCCCTCTTCTCTTTCTAGTTTGCATTCCAGGGTGAGAACCTCAGAGTGATAGTATAATATATATTCGAAAAACTATGCTCGGTTCTCTGTTTAGTCGGTCTCTGTTTTTGATTCCTCGGGAGTGCCATGGGAAGAAAAGGGCACCTTATCTAGTAGTTCGTGAAAGCTTGTGTTTAGGGAGATATTTAGCATAGCGGAGCAGTTTTAGCGTAGACGTCGGCCGGACTATGCCCTATATCGCattgtgacgattccccaaggcagcagacgccaaggacaccacaggcgccttctcagcggcacccagctgcacgggggaaagggaaaagataatagacgctcccccgcttttcaaggagaggggccagtctgactcccgccaccaacgtgtactgtcggtttacggggcgctcttcccgcgccctcgttaggccacgtcggtgacccgtttcggcGTTCGCTTCAATGCTCACCACCTTGCAATACTATAACACGCATGTTGTCTGCAGCACTATGGAATCCACAGCTCTCCCGTCCAGCCAGGGCTGCAGGAACAGAACAAATAGTGCTTCAAACATTTGAGTAGCATTGAACTATTTTTAAAACAATTATTGCAGTAACTTGAAGGGCATTTCTGGCAGTTTGCATGGTGTGGAGGAAAGCGGGGAGCGCGCGCCTGCTACTGCGCGTGAGCAGCGCGCATACGCTGGTCCGGAATACGCGCCTACGCCAATACGTCTCTGTGCTAAAACTTTCTTACATTATCGCTTATAATCGCACTACCAACTCGTCACTGCCAATATTTGGAACAGTCTCGTATCACCCGTCGTTCGTATCTCTGTTCCTGAAACGTGAACATGCCTCGCCTTGGTTCGTTTGTTCACGGACTTTTGTGCACGTAAAGCCGTATGTGGGGAGTTGCTCGGCGCTAATGTTTTGGATGAAGGTTGGTGTGTAGAGGTATCTTGCATAATTACCGATGTCTTTTTGTTCTGTCTTTGCATTAAACTGTGCAGACGGGCGGCCATAGCACCAGCACCACCACCATGTCGGAGCGTTCGGGCATTCGCAAGCTGGCGCGGGAAGCCGCCATCCAGATCGCGTCGGGCGGCTCGGCGGGCTTCGTCGAGATCTGCCTGATGCACCCTCTGGACGTGGTCAAGACCCGCTTCCAGGTCCAGCACAACCAGTTGCTCGCGGCCGCCGGCGAGCAGCGCTACACCTCCATCGCCGACTGCTTCCGGCGCATGGTGCGCTCCGAGGGCTTGCTGGCCATCTACAAGGGCATCCTGCCGCCCATCCTGGCCGAAACGCCCAAGCGGGCCGTCAAGTTCTTCACCTTCGAGCAGTACAAGAAGCTGTTCGCTTTCGGTGGCCCTCAGACGGCCGTCAGCCTCTCGCTGGCGGGACTGTTCGCCGGCCTCACCGAAGCCGTGTTCGTGAACCCGTTCGAAGTGGTCAAGGTGCGCCTGCAGACCGACAAGCAGGTCGTCACGAGGCAGCCGAGCACCTTCGCCGTAGCCAGGGGCATCTATCGCGAAGCAGGGTTCGGCCTCCGCGGCCTCAACTTGGGACTGACTTCGACCATGAGTCGCAATGGACTGTTCAACATGTTCTACTTCGGCTTCTACTTCTCGGTCAAGGACAAGCTGCCGAAGACGGACAGCGAAGCAGCCACGTTCGCCATGCGGCTGGCCACGGGATTCGTGGCCGGCACGGGAGCGTCCATGATGAACATACCGTTCGACGTGGCCAAGAGCCGCATCCAGGGCCCGCAACCCGGGCCGCCGGGAACCATCAAGTACAGGACGTGCCTGCAAAGCGTGCGCACCGTGTTCGTCGAGGAAGGTTTCTTCGCGCTCTACAAGGGCCTCGTGCCCAAAGTTCTGCGGCTGGGTCCCGGCGGCGCCGTCATGCTGGTTGTGTACGAGCACATGCACGAGTTCCTCAAGCAGAAGTTCCCCGGCTGATCGCTTTGTGAATGTTGCCCAGAGTTGCCAGAATTGGTTCGCGGAGTGCGGCGATTTGTTTCCAGGAGCACCTGTGGTTCTTGACGAAAAGCCCTGACTGCAAACTGGGCTCCACGTCTAGCACGCGAGCCTGTCTTGTAGTGAAGTGCCTTACCTCAAGCACTGCAGATGTTCGACTATACGCTGGCTACGGTACTCTAAGAACATTTTCTGGTGACTTTTCTCTGTCCTTATACCCGCAACCTTTTCATCTTTTGTTTCAAGGAGAATGAAGTGGACTTTTCAACGGAGGCACACAAAGCAGTATTTTCTGCGCTATTTCAAACTCTCCTGT is a window of Amblyomma americanum isolate KBUSLIRL-KWMA chromosome 4, ASM5285725v1, whole genome shotgun sequence DNA encoding:
- the LOC144129368 gene encoding mitochondrial 2-oxodicarboxylate carrier-like isoform X2, coding for MSERSGIRKLAREAAIQIASGGSAGFVEICLMHPLDVVKTRFQVQHNQLLAAAGEQRYTSIADCFRRMVRSEGLLAIYKGILPPILAETPKRAVKFFTFEQYKKLFAFGGPQTAVSLSLAGLFAGLTEAVFVNPFEVVKVRLQTDKQVVTRQPSTFAVARGIYREAGFGLRGLNLGLTSTMSRNGLFNMFYFGFYFSVKDKLPKTDSEAATFAMRLATGFVAGTGASMMNIPFDVAKSRIQGPQPGPPGTIKYRTCLQSVRTVFVEEGFFALYKGLVPKVLRLGPGGAVMLVVYEHMHEFLKQKFPG
- the LOC144129368 gene encoding mitochondrial 2-oxodicarboxylate carrier-like isoform X1 gives rise to the protein MASTKTILRPSTGGHSTSTTTMSERSGIRKLAREAAIQIASGGSAGFVEICLMHPLDVVKTRFQVQHNQLLAAAGEQRYTSIADCFRRMVRSEGLLAIYKGILPPILAETPKRAVKFFTFEQYKKLFAFGGPQTAVSLSLAGLFAGLTEAVFVNPFEVVKVRLQTDKQVVTRQPSTFAVARGIYREAGFGLRGLNLGLTSTMSRNGLFNMFYFGFYFSVKDKLPKTDSEAATFAMRLATGFVAGTGASMMNIPFDVAKSRIQGPQPGPPGTIKYRTCLQSVRTVFVEEGFFALYKGLVPKVLRLGPGGAVMLVVYEHMHEFLKQKFPG